The following proteins are encoded in a genomic region of Maribacter hydrothermalis:
- a CDS encoding M15 family metallopeptidase, whose product MQRRTFINKSSAAAIAIGLTPSIFFQEDNDYTITELMGKEDIELFGKDINLRKEAHDAFLEMKKAAYNDGIDLKIVSSFRNYDRQRAIFERKYLTYTVDDEMNPLDAIDKIIEYSTIPGTSRHHWGTDIDVVDGYRKVDGDVLVPHKYEGEGPYVDFKNWMDENSETYGFYLVYTNDSKRRGFKYEPWHYSYAPLSIPMLEQFRSKNIASLLLREDYEGAEHFTMGFLRSYIQNNILDINRNLL is encoded by the coding sequence ATGCAAAGAAGAACCTTTATAAATAAAAGTAGTGCAGCAGCCATAGCTATAGGCCTTACCCCTTCAATCTTTTTTCAAGAAGATAATGATTATACCATTACAGAACTAATGGGCAAAGAAGATATCGAACTGTTTGGAAAAGATATTAATTTAAGAAAAGAAGCTCATGATGCATTCTTAGAGATGAAAAAGGCAGCATATAATGATGGTATTGATCTTAAAATTGTTTCTAGTTTTAGAAATTACGATCGGCAAAGAGCAATTTTTGAACGTAAATATCTAACTTATACCGTAGACGATGAAATGAACCCTTTAGATGCTATTGATAAAATTATTGAATATTCTACCATACCGGGCACAAGCAGACATCATTGGGGTACGGATATTGATGTCGTTGATGGTTATAGAAAAGTAGATGGCGATGTTCTAGTCCCCCATAAATATGAAGGCGAAGGACCCTATGTGGATTTTAAAAATTGGATGGACGAAAATTCAGAAACTTATGGTTTTTATTTAGTGTATACCAACGACTCAAAAAGAAGAGGTTTTAAATATGAACCTTGGCATTACAGCTATGCCCCACTTTCAATACCCATGTTAGAGCAATTTCGAAGTAAAAATATTGCATCACTCTTACTTCGTGAAGATTATGAAGGGGCTGAACATTTCACAATGGGTTTTTTAAGGTCATATATTCAAAATAATATTTTAGATATAAACCGAAACCTATTATAA
- the nqrF gene encoding NADH:ubiquinone reductase (Na(+)-transporting) subunit F: MILAASTGGTILITVVAFLILLMALVALLLFTKQKLSPSGPVTITINGEKKIEVASGGSLLSTLGNQKVFLPSACGGGGTCIQCECHVLSGGGEALPTETPHFSKKELNHGARLACQVKVKQDMEITIPEEVFGIKKWPGKVVRNYNVASFIKEFVVEIPEDMGYKAGGYIQIEIPQCEVKFADMDITAHPEEHETPDKFQAEWDKFNLWPLVMKNPETVERAYSMASFPAEGREIMLNVRIATPPWDRAKNGWMDVNPGVASSYIFNLKKGDEVTISGPYGEFFINESNSEMLYVGGGAGMAPMRSHLYHLFKTLKTDRKVSYWYGGRSKRELFYLDHFYKLEEEFPNFKFYLALSEPMEVDNWKVKENIDAPGDGFVGFIHNCVIENYLNHHESPEDIELYFCGPPLMNKAVQKMGEDFGIPDEHIRFDDFGG, translated from the coding sequence ATGATTTTAGCTGCAAGTACAGGCGGAACTATTCTAATAACCGTTGTCGCATTTCTAATATTATTAATGGCATTAGTGGCATTGCTTCTGTTTACTAAGCAAAAGCTTTCTCCTTCTGGTCCTGTTACTATAACAATTAACGGGGAAAAGAAAATTGAAGTCGCCTCTGGAGGTTCTTTATTATCAACTTTAGGAAATCAAAAAGTATTTTTACCATCAGCTTGTGGTGGTGGTGGAACTTGTATTCAGTGCGAGTGCCATGTACTTTCAGGAGGCGGTGAAGCGCTACCTACTGAAACACCTCACTTTTCAAAGAAAGAATTAAACCATGGTGCACGTTTAGCTTGTCAGGTTAAGGTAAAACAAGATATGGAAATTACTATACCAGAAGAGGTTTTTGGTATTAAAAAATGGCCTGGGAAGGTAGTTCGTAATTATAACGTAGCATCATTTATTAAGGAGTTCGTAGTTGAAATCCCTGAAGATATGGGCTACAAAGCTGGTGGCTATATTCAAATTGAGATTCCTCAATGTGAAGTTAAATTTGCGGATATGGATATCACGGCTCACCCAGAGGAGCATGAAACTCCAGATAAATTTCAGGCAGAATGGGATAAGTTTAACCTATGGCCTTTAGTTATGAAGAATCCTGAAACAGTAGAAAGAGCATATTCTATGGCTTCTTTCCCTGCAGAAGGAAGAGAAATAATGTTGAATGTGCGTATTGCAACTCCACCTTGGGACCGTGCTAAAAACGGTTGGATGGATGTAAACCCTGGTGTGGCATCTTCATATATCTTTAATCTTAAAAAAGGCGATGAAGTAACTATTTCAGGACCTTATGGAGAGTTCTTTATTAATGAATCTAATTCTGAGATGCTTTATGTAGGTGGTGGTGCAGGTATGGCGCCAATGCGTTCGCATTTATATCATCTATTTAAAACATTAAAGACCGATAGAAAAGTTAGTTATTGGTATGGTGGTCGTTCTAAACGAGAGTTGTTTTATTTAGATCATTTTTATAAGTTAGAGGAGGAGTTTCCTAATTTTAAATTCTATTTGGCACTTTCAGAGCCAATGGAAGTTGATAATTGGAAAGTAAAAGAAAATATAGACGCTCCAGGCGATGGTTTTGTAGGTTTTATTCACAATTGTGTGATTGAAAACTATTTAAATCATCATGAGTCGCCAGAAGATATTGAACTTTATTTCTGTGGACCTCCGTTAATGAACAAAGCAGTTCAGAAAATGGGCGAAGATTTTGGTATCCCAGATGAGCATATCCGTTTTGATGATTTTGGTGGATAA
- the map gene encoding type I methionyl aminopeptidase, with protein sequence MIKIKTAEEIELMRESALIVSKTLGMIASEVKPGVTTLQLDTLAETFIRDHGAVPGFLGLYDFPNSLCMSPNAQIVHGIPNNTPLQEGDIISIDCGALKNDFYGDHAYTFEVGEVSPEVKKLLEVTKKSLYIGIREFKVGNRVGDVGYAIQKYTEDHGYGVVRELVGHGLGRKMHEGPEMPNYGRRGRGKKFAEGMTVAIEPMTNMGTKNIKQLKDGWTILTADGLPSAHFEHDVAIVNGKPELLSTFKYIYDALGIVSDEEDEFTSSTVKS encoded by the coding sequence ATGATAAAAATAAAAACAGCCGAAGAAATTGAATTAATGCGTGAAAGCGCATTAATCGTTTCTAAAACATTAGGAATGATTGCCTCTGAGGTAAAACCTGGGGTTACTACACTTCAGCTAGATACTTTGGCCGAAACTTTTATTCGTGACCACGGAGCAGTGCCCGGATTTTTAGGTCTATATGATTTTCCAAATTCACTCTGCATGAGCCCAAACGCTCAAATAGTGCATGGTATACCCAATAACACTCCTTTACAAGAAGGAGATATTATATCAATAGATTGTGGTGCCTTAAAGAATGATTTTTATGGTGATCATGCCTATACTTTTGAAGTTGGTGAGGTTTCGCCTGAAGTGAAAAAATTATTAGAGGTAACTAAAAAGTCTCTTTATATTGGAATTCGAGAATTTAAAGTAGGAAATCGAGTCGGGGATGTTGGTTATGCCATTCAGAAATACACCGAAGATCATGGATATGGTGTTGTACGTGAATTAGTAGGCCATGGCTTAGGCAGAAAAATGCATGAAGGCCCAGAAATGCCTAATTATGGCAGACGTGGTCGTGGCAAAAAGTTTGCTGAAGGCATGACCGTAGCTATTGAGCCAATGACCAATATGGGAACAAAAAACATTAAACAATTAAAAGATGGTTGGACCATTCTTACAGCTGATGGTTTACCAAGTGCTCATTTTGAACATGATGTTGCCATTGTAAATGGTAAACCAGAATTACTTTCTACTTTTAAATATATCTATGATGCCTTAGGTATTGTTAGTGATGAGGAAGATGAATTTACTTCATCGACCGTAAAAAGTTAA
- the nqrE gene encoding NADH:ubiquinone reductase (Na(+)-transporting) subunit E codes for MLEHVELFFKSIFIDNMVFAVFLGMCSYLAVSKKVATAVGLGAAVIFVLAVTVPMNWLLDKYLLQDGALVWLGPEYADYNLSFLSFILFIATIATMVQLVEIVVEKFSPSLYNSLGIFLPLIAVNCAILGGSLFMQAREIETLGLAFNYGVSSGIGWFLAILAIAAIREKIRYSNVPAPLRGLGITFIITGLMGIGFQSFGGMLTGGGDEAEETTEQVNQLIQPEVVTPVEEEVIVDKNKEIDEKVISYNDVNK; via the coding sequence ATGTTAGAACATGTAGAATTATTTTTTAAGTCCATCTTTATCGATAACATGGTATTTGCCGTGTTTTTGGGGATGTGTTCTTATTTGGCGGTATCCAAAAAAGTGGCTACTGCTGTAGGTTTAGGTGCTGCTGTTATATTTGTATTGGCGGTTACGGTACCAATGAACTGGTTGTTAGATAAATATTTATTACAAGACGGAGCCTTAGTTTGGTTGGGACCTGAATATGCGGATTACAACCTTAGCTTTTTGTCATTTATCTTATTTATAGCAACCATTGCAACAATGGTACAATTAGTAGAGATAGTTGTGGAGAAATTTTCACCTTCATTATATAACTCATTGGGTATATTCTTGCCATTAATAGCAGTAAACTGTGCAATTCTTGGTGGGTCTTTATTCATGCAGGCAAGAGAAATTGAAACATTGGGATTAGCATTTAATTATGGAGTTAGTTCTGGTATTGGATGGTTTTTAGCGATTTTGGCAATTGCGGCCATTCGTGAAAAAATTAGATATAGTAATGTTCCTGCTCCTTTACGAGGCTTAGGTATTACATTTATTATTACTGGTTTAATGGGTATTGGTTTTCAAAGTTTTGGAGGTATGCTAACTGGTGGCGGTGATGAAGCTGAAGAAACTACGGAGCAAGTAAATCAACTAATTCAGCCAGAGGTTGTAACCCCTGTTGAGGAAGAAGTAATAGTAGATAAGAACAAAGAAATAGACGAAAAAGTTATTTCTTATAACGACGTAAATAAATAA
- a CDS encoding FAD:protein FMN transferase, with protein MMNRFLIYGIIIGLFYSCTLGDSKKYRNEFRGAALGTSYNIIAIDSEDIELQKDIDSVFAVINKSLSTYIPESDISRINKGDSTVVVDRMFKDVFELSKTIYTDTKGFFDPTVGTLVNAWGFGPEIEIALDSLKVDSLLNFVGLDKVFINDQNLVIKSNPNIYLDFNAIAKGYSIDRIAAMLDAKGVENYLVEVGGELIAKGSNVIKQKEWVVGIDDPETELDRSTKILINLNNRALASSGNYRKFRIDEVTGKKYVHTVNPKTGFTQISNTLAVTILADNCATADAYATAFMAMDLDEAFKLINKNKTLEAYIVYLDSNGETHEFLTKGFKSLVVK; from the coding sequence ATGATGAATAGGTTTTTAATTTATGGTATAATTATAGGGTTATTTTATTCCTGTACTCTTGGTGATTCAAAGAAGTATCGTAATGAATTTAGAGGTGCTGCATTAGGTACCTCTTATAATATTATTGCTATTGATTCTGAAGATATTGAATTACAAAAAGATATAGATTCGGTATTTGCGGTTATAAATAAATCACTATCTACCTATATACCAGAATCTGATATTTCTCGAATAAATAAAGGAGATTCGACTGTAGTGGTAGATAGAATGTTTAAAGATGTATTTGAACTTTCCAAGACTATTTATACAGATACAAAAGGTTTTTTTGATCCTACAGTAGGTACTTTAGTAAACGCTTGGGGTTTTGGACCAGAAATAGAAATAGCTTTGGATAGCTTAAAAGTGGATAGTTTATTAAATTTTGTAGGTCTTGATAAGGTATTTATTAATGACCAAAATCTAGTAATAAAATCTAACCCAAATATTTATTTAGATTTTAATGCAATTGCAAAAGGTTATTCAATTGACCGGATTGCTGCTATGCTTGATGCTAAAGGGGTAGAAAATTACCTAGTAGAAGTAGGTGGGGAGTTAATTGCTAAAGGGAGTAATGTAATAAAACAAAAAGAATGGGTGGTTGGTATTGATGACCCGGAAACAGAATTAGATAGATCCACAAAGATTTTAATTAATTTAAATAATAGGGCTTTGGCTTCTTCCGGAAATTATAGAAAATTCAGGATTGACGAAGTTACAGGAAAAAAATATGTTCATACTGTAAACCCCAAGACAGGGTTTACACAAATTTCAAATACGCTTGCAGTTACAATTTTGGCAGATAATTGTGCAACCGCTGACGCCTATGCTACAGCTTTTATGGCGATGGATTTAGATGAAGCTTTTAAATTGATAAACAAGAATAAAACATTAGAGGCGTATATCGTTTATTTGGATTCGAATGGAGAAACTCATGAGTTTCTTACAAAAGGATTTAAGAGTTTAGTAGTTAAATAA
- a CDS encoding class I SAM-dependent methyltransferase — MKKIFKFFLNLVPRPVLISLSYLIKPFFKAYYRGKTYEDPIDGNTFRSFLPYGYESPRENVLSPSTLSLERHRLLWLFLKSETNFFTAPLQVLHFAPEQAFYKRFKKLKNIKYTTTDLNSPLADVKADICNLPFKDNTFDVILCNHVLEHIPDDNKAMSELYRILKPDGWGIFQVPQDLSRATTFEDDSITDKVERAKIFGQYDHVRIYGRDYFDILRTIGFRVEEIDFTKQLTPLEIDRYRLATGEIIPFVKK; from the coding sequence ATGAAGAAAATTTTTAAATTTTTTCTTAACCTTGTTCCAAGGCCTGTATTAATTTCACTTAGTTATTTGATAAAACCATTTTTTAAGGCATATTATCGAGGCAAAACTTATGAAGACCCGATTGACGGAAATACTTTTCGAAGCTTTTTACCTTACGGATATGAAAGTCCTAGAGAAAATGTTCTTTCGCCTTCTACCCTATCTCTAGAACGACATAGGTTGCTCTGGCTTTTTTTAAAGAGCGAAACTAATTTTTTCACTGCACCATTACAGGTTTTACATTTTGCGCCAGAACAGGCATTTTACAAACGGTTTAAAAAGTTAAAAAATATTAAGTACACCACAACAGATTTAAATTCACCATTAGCCGATGTAAAGGCTGATATTTGTAATCTTCCGTTTAAGGATAACACTTTTGATGTTATTCTATGTAATCATGTTTTAGAACATATTCCTGACGACAATAAGGCAATGAGCGAATTATATCGCATTTTAAAACCTGACGGATGGGGCATTTTCCAGGTTCCACAGGATCTTTCAAGAGCAACAACTTTTGAGGATGATTCTATTACCGATAAAGTAGAAAGGGCTAAAATTTTTGGTCAATATGACCATGTACGCATTTACGGAAGAGATTATTTTGACATATTAAGAACTATTGGATTTAGAGTTGAGGAAATAGATTTCACCAAACAACTTACACCTTTAGAAATAGACCGGTACAGACTTGCCACTGGTGAAATAATACCTTTTGTCAAAAAATAA
- a CDS encoding DUF6747 family protein, whose translation MGTITNIRNIYEQAFENCKPVILVTILKAYSVFCALMLFSALYAFVYRALNGFDF comes from the coding sequence ATGGGAACAATTACGAACATAAGAAATATATATGAGCAGGCGTTCGAAAATTGCAAACCAGTAATTTTGGTTACAATTTTAAAAGCTTACTCTGTGTTTTGTGCACTAATGTTATTTTCGGCACTATATGCGTTTGTATATAGAGCTTTAAATGGATTTGATTTTTAA
- the gpmI gene encoding 2,3-bisphosphoglycerate-independent phosphoglycerate mutase → MNKKVILMILDGWGKSPNPEVSAVDKANTPFIDSLYTKYANSNLLTDGMNVGLPEGQMGNSEVGHMNLGAGRIVYQDLAKINKAVSEHTLSLEPVLKSAFDYAKKNNKNVHFLGLLSDGGVHSHTDHIKGLITAGKEFGVQNMFLHAFTDGRDVDPKSGKGFLEDLVHFGADKNTKLATVIGRYYAMDRDKRWERVKEAYDVIVNAEGEKSTDIGKTIQKSYDNDITDEFIKPIVMTTIDGTPIASVKEDDVVIFFNFRTDRGRELTQVLTQVDMHEQNMHKLNLYYVTLTNYDESYNNVHVVYNKDNIVQTLGEVLASAGKKQIRIAETEKYPHVTFFFNGGREIPFEGESRILCPSPKVATYDLQPEMSAYEIRDKIIPEINEGDVDFVCLNFANPDMVGHTGVMEAAIKACETVDECAKDVITAAIENDYSVLVIADHGNCETMVNEDGSPNTAHTTNPVPLILVDKDIHHIKDGVLGDIAPTILKLMGVEKSKFMTQNSLV, encoded by the coding sequence ATGAACAAGAAAGTAATTCTAATGATATTAGATGGATGGGGTAAATCTCCAAACCCTGAAGTATCAGCAGTAGATAAAGCGAATACTCCATTTATTGATAGCCTTTATACCAAATATGCCAATTCCAACCTTCTTACAGATGGTATGAATGTAGGTTTACCAGAAGGCCAAATGGGAAATAGCGAGGTTGGTCATATGAACCTAGGTGCCGGAAGAATTGTATATCAAGATCTCGCTAAAATAAATAAAGCAGTAAGTGAGCATACCTTAAGCTTAGAACCTGTTTTAAAAAGTGCATTTGATTATGCGAAGAAAAACAATAAAAATGTTCACTTCTTAGGTCTTTTAAGTGATGGTGGCGTACATAGTCATACAGATCATATAAAAGGATTAATTACCGCTGGTAAAGAATTTGGTGTACAGAATATGTTTTTACACGCCTTTACAGATGGTAGAGATGTTGACCCCAAAAGTGGTAAGGGTTTTTTAGAAGACCTAGTGCATTTTGGCGCAGACAAGAACACAAAATTAGCAACTGTGATAGGCCGATACTATGCAATGGACCGTGACAAACGCTGGGAACGTGTTAAAGAAGCCTATGACGTTATCGTCAATGCTGAAGGTGAAAAATCAACAGACATCGGCAAAACTATTCAAAAAAGTTATGACAACGATATTACAGATGAGTTTATAAAACCTATCGTCATGACCACTATAGACGGCACACCAATTGCCTCTGTAAAAGAAGATGATGTTGTTATCTTTTTTAATTTTAGAACGGATCGCGGTAGAGAGTTAACCCAGGTTTTAACTCAGGTTGATATGCATGAACAAAACATGCACAAGCTTAATTTGTATTATGTCACATTGACTAATTACGATGAGTCTTACAATAATGTTCACGTTGTATACAATAAAGATAATATTGTTCAAACATTAGGAGAGGTTTTGGCAAGTGCAGGTAAAAAGCAAATACGTATTGCAGAAACAGAAAAGTACCCTCATGTTACTTTCTTTTTCAACGGTGGCAGAGAAATTCCTTTTGAAGGCGAATCTCGTATATTGTGCCCATCTCCAAAAGTTGCAACTTATGATTTACAACCAGAAATGAGTGCTTATGAAATTAGGGATAAAATAATTCCAGAAATCAATGAAGGTGATGTAGATTTTGTTTGTTTAAATTTTGCTAATCCAGATATGGTTGGACATACCGGTGTTATGGAAGCGGCAATTAAGGCTTGCGAAACTGTAGATGAATGTGCAAAAGATGTCATAACTGCTGCAATTGAAAATGACTACTCAGTACTAGTTATTGCAGATCATGGGAATTGTGAAACTATGGTAAATGAAGACGGTAGTCCAAATACAGCACACACTACCAACCCAGTTCCATTAATTTTGGTCGATAAAGATATTCACCATATAAAAGATGGTGTTCTTGGGGATATTGCGCCAACAATTTTGAAATTAATGGGTGTTGAAAAGTCAAAATTTATGACCCAAAACTCGTTGGTGTAA
- a CDS encoding M48 family metalloprotease yields the protein MRRGSWKIRIFIGLAIVAFAFIQKCNNTEVNPYTGRSQHITMSSEQEIAIGLQSAPEMAQQHGGLYPDQRLQAFVESVGNKLVQNSIARETPYKYDFHLLADDQTINAFALPGGQCFITYALFSQLNEAQLAGVLGHEIGHVIGRHSAERIADSQTWQTATMGATVGAGDMGSIVGSIGQSTLLTNGRGDELESDELGVLFMIQSGYDPYEMIKVMEILKAAGGPNRQPEFQSTHPDPENRIEKIKEAIQKYKNQG from the coding sequence ATGAGAAGAGGAAGTTGGAAAATTAGAATATTTATAGGCTTAGCCATAGTTGCTTTTGCATTTATACAAAAATGTAATAATACGGAAGTAAACCCATACACAGGTCGTTCTCAACATATTACAATGTCGTCTGAACAAGAAATTGCCATTGGATTACAAAGTGCACCTGAAATGGCTCAACAACATGGCGGTCTATATCCGGATCAACGCTTACAAGCTTTTGTTGAATCTGTAGGTAACAAATTAGTCCAAAATAGTATTGCTCGCGAAACCCCTTATAAATATGATTTTCATTTACTTGCAGATGACCAAACAATAAATGCATTTGCGCTACCTGGAGGACAATGTTTTATAACATATGCACTTTTTTCTCAATTAAATGAAGCACAATTAGCAGGTGTTCTAGGTCATGAAATTGGCCATGTAATCGGAAGACATTCCGCGGAAAGAATTGCAGATAGCCAAACATGGCAAACAGCGACAATGGGAGCTACCGTTGGCGCAGGAGACATGGGAAGTATAGTTGGTAGCATTGGCCAAAGTACGCTGCTCACTAACGGTAGAGGCGATGAATTAGAAAGTGACGAATTAGGCGTCCTTTTTATGATACAATCGGGATATGACCCTTATGAAATGATAAAGGTAATGGAAATCTTAAAAGCCGCAGGCGGACCTAACCGACAACCAGAGTTTCAAAGCACTCATCCTGACCCAGAAAACAGAATTGAAAAAATAAAAGAAGCCATACAGAAGTATAAAAATCAAGGTTAA
- a CDS encoding Na(+)-translocating NADH-quinone reductase subunit F has translation MHVLTEQELHNLAMNIVGKQLEEAGFEFLAVNSELRKNPQFVCTKDKKMRFIVVKAIEYPGDPKDMDFFMSDLNKMKEHALKFDATTFYAGVGLVNAADHNLPVYLDEEYIVDYDGLVEI, from the coding sequence ATGCATGTATTAACAGAACAAGAGCTTCATAATTTAGCTATGAATATAGTCGGCAAACAATTGGAAGAAGCCGGATTCGAATTTTTAGCGGTAAACAGTGAGTTGCGGAAGAATCCACAATTTGTTTGTACCAAGGATAAGAAAATGCGCTTTATTGTGGTAAAAGCTATTGAATACCCAGGTGATCCAAAGGATATGGATTTCTTTATGTCCGACCTAAATAAAATGAAAGAGCATGCCTTAAAGTTTGACGCTACAACATTTTATGCCGGTGTAGGTTTGGTAAATGCTGCGGACCATAATTTGCCAGTTTATTTAGATGAAGAGTATATAGTTGATTATGATGGTTTAGTTGAGATATGA
- a CDS encoding ankyrin repeat domain-containing protein has protein sequence MKKTIALLFCVSVFALSNSYASPVDQPYSNENSTVTVNDEISLLCKAVIKGDIDQVRSLIALGEELNEKSLGLTPAMYAARYNKSEVLKVLLLNGANLNIKSDQGYTAKDYAKMSNAKDVLGVIERDS, from the coding sequence ATGAAAAAAACAATCGCACTTTTGTTTTGTGTAAGTGTATTTGCACTTTCCAATTCTTACGCAAGTCCAGTTGATCAACCTTATTCAAATGAAAATAGTACTGTCACTGTCAATGACGAAATAAGCTTATTGTGCAAGGCAGTTATAAAAGGTGATATTGATCAGGTTAGAAGCCTTATAGCTTTAGGGGAAGAGTTAAATGAAAAGTCTTTAGGGTTAACACCTGCAATGTATGCGGCTAGATATAATAAGTCAGAAGTACTAAAGGTGTTATTATTAAATGGTGCTAATTTAAATATTAAGAGCGACCAAGGTTATACTGCTAAGGATTATGCTAAAATGTCTAATGCTAAAGATGTGTTAGGTGTCATTGAACGAGATTCTTAG
- a CDS encoding NADH:ubiquinone reductase (Na(+)-transporting) subunit D, with the protein MALLSKKDTNLIMDPLADNNPITIQVLGICSALAITAELKASLVMAVSVIFVLGAGNVVISLMRNIIPSKIRIIVQLIVVATLVIIVDQVLKAYQYELSKTLAVFVGLIITNCIIMGRFEAFALANGPWRSFLDGIGNSLGYGVILIIVGFFRELLGSGTLFGIPVLGDPIEKTGLYATGYENNGFMIIPPAALIVVGIIIWVQRSRNPALVEEN; encoded by the coding sequence ATGGCACTACTATCAAAAAAAGATACAAATCTAATTATGGATCCGCTTGCGGATAATAACCCGATTACTATACAAGTTCTAGGTATATGTTCAGCTTTGGCTATTACGGCAGAATTGAAGGCATCTTTAGTGATGGCCGTTTCCGTAATTTTCGTTTTAGGTGCTGGTAACGTAGTAATCTCATTAATGAGAAATATTATTCCATCTAAAATTAGAATCATTGTTCAGCTAATCGTAGTTGCGACATTGGTAATTATCGTAGATCAAGTTCTTAAGGCCTATCAATATGAGTTAAGTAAAACATTAGCAGTATTTGTTGGTCTAATTATAACTAACTGTATTATTATGGGGCGATTTGAAGCATTTGCTTTAGCCAACGGACCATGGCGTTCATTTTTGGACGGAATAGGAAACTCTTTAGGTTACGGCGTTATTTTGATAATCGTGGGTTTCTTTAGAGAGTTGTTAGGGTCAGGAACTTTATTTGGGATTCCGGTTTTGGGAGATCCAATTGAGAAAACAGGGTTGTATGCTACTGGCTATGAGAATAATGGTTTTATGATTATTCCTCCAGCAGCGCTGATAGTAGTTGGTATCATTATTTGGGTACAACGTTCAAGAAATCCAGCACTTGTAGAAGAAAATTAA
- a CDS encoding ankyrin repeat domain-containing protein: MKKVILTLSMVALTMGTTVMAAEKANLSTTTPEINVVSRIEISSFCKAVIKGDLETVSSLIALGEDVNQKSLGMTPAMYAARYNKVEILQVLIENGADLKVQSSQGHTAKRYAELSNATEALELIESAVGS, from the coding sequence ATGAAAAAAGTAATTCTAACATTATCTATGGTAGCTCTTACCATGGGCACGACCGTAATGGCTGCGGAAAAAGCAAATCTTTCAACAACAACACCAGAAATTAATGTTGTTTCAAGAATTGAAATCAGCTCATTTTGCAAAGCGGTAATAAAGGGCGATTTGGAAACCGTAAGTAGTTTAATAGCTTTAGGGGAAGATGTAAATCAAAAATCTTTAGGTATGACTCCTGCAATGTATGCCGCGCGTTATAATAAGGTTGAAATATTACAGGTGTTAATTGAAAATGGAGCTGATTTAAAGGTACAGAGTAGTCAAGGGCATACAGCAAAACGTTATGCAGAACTATCTAATGCAACAGAGGCTCTTGAATTAATTGAATCCGCGGTGGGAAGCTAG